From one Candidatus Parcubacteria bacterium genomic stretch:
- a CDS encoding NAD-dependent epimerase/dehydratase family protein, protein MGQSQKAVVTGGAGFIGSNLSAALVKAGWEVSIIDKDPSLRRATLPKEAVLHEVDVRKTDKIQTIMEGADVVFHTAAIPRVPYSIEHPVETTDENITGTVSVLTAAARAKVRRVVYSASGSAYGSQETLPLSEGLPANPVNPYGLQKYVGELFARMWSEIYGIETVSLRYFNVYGPGLDPEGPYALAIGRFLSARKNGTPITIYGDGTVTRDFTHVSDVVAANLLAAESPRVGKGEVVNVGAGRNVSIKALADLFGGEIVYGPARIEAHDSMADNRKARELLGWEPKVRLEEGIAELKRIFGVE, encoded by the coding sequence ATGGGACAGTCTCAAAAAGCGGTGGTCACTGGAGGTGCTGGATTCATCGGAAGTAATCTCTCCGCCGCCCTCGTCAAAGCCGGATGGGAGGTCTCCATCATCGATAAGGATCCATCGCTTCGCCGAGCGACCTTGCCCAAGGAAGCTGTGCTTCATGAGGTAGATGTGCGCAAGACTGACAAGATCCAGACGATTATGGAAGGTGCGGATGTGGTTTTTCATACCGCCGCTATCCCGCGCGTGCCGTACTCCATCGAGCACCCGGTCGAGACAACCGACGAGAACATCACTGGCACCGTCTCCGTACTTACTGCCGCTGCCCGGGCCAAGGTGCGCCGTGTCGTCTATTCTGCTTCCGGCTCCGCTTATGGATCCCAGGAGACGCTCCCTCTTTCCGAGGGTCTGCCTGCGAACCCGGTGAATCCGTACGGTCTCCAGAAGTATGTCGGCGAACTTTTTGCGCGCATGTGGTCAGAGATCTATGGGATCGAGACCGTCTCTCTTCGCTATTTCAATGTCTATGGTCCTGGACTTGACCCTGAAGGTCCTTATGCGCTCGCCATCGGCAGGTTCCTTTCTGCAAGAAAAAACGGTACACCCATCACTATCTATGGGGATGGTACGGTGACCCGCGACTTTACTCATGTAAGCGACGTGGTGGCAGCAAATCTCCTTGCGGCAGAAAGTCCTCGGGTGGGGAAGGGTGAGGTGGTAAACGTAGGCGCCGGGCGCAACGTTTCCATCAAGGCTTTGGCAGACCTCTTCGGGGGCGAGATCGTCTATGGCCCGGCGCGCATCGAAGCGCATGATTCCATGGCGGACAACAGGAAGGCGCGGGAGCTCCTCGGCTGGGAGCCTAAGGTGAGGCTTGAAGAGGGCATCGCTGAGCTGAAAAGGATCTTCGGGGTGGAGTAG
- a CDS encoding sugar transferase codes for MKISPKSREPFVLLAGDLACFAVGLWLALYLRYLEVPSASLWSLHALPFSILSVFWIVVFFIAGLYEKHTLFFKRKLALLLANAQIANAGIAVAFFYVSPSYGINPKTSLFLYFLVSSGLLFFWRLYGPELLALRSREKAILIGSGEDIEDLAREINQNPRYSFHFPVILKDDLSALPEVLEKSGASLIVADFHDSSVASTISSALYGKPSVRFVDAGRLYEEIFDRMPLTLLKPNWAIEYVNEVSLWYSAMRRAFDILLAAVLGAVSLVFYPFVWIALKLQDGGPLFIHQERIGKEGKSVRLIKFRSMSMSVDDKGVQGVAGVVNKVTPVGAFLRKTRIDELPQLWNILWGDYSLIGPRPELPALVAEYVAAIPFYHLRHLITPGLSGWAQIYHDAHPHHGVDIPETRRKLSYDLYYLKNRSLVLDLKIALKTIKTILSRSGA; via the coding sequence ATGAAAATTTCTCCGAAGAGCCGCGAGCCCTTCGTACTCCTTGCGGGTGACTTAGCGTGTTTCGCCGTCGGTCTCTGGCTCGCTCTCTATCTCCGCTATCTCGAGGTGCCGAGCGCATCTCTCTGGAGCCTGCACGCCCTCCCGTTCTCCATCCTCTCCGTATTTTGGATCGTGGTTTTCTTCATCGCCGGTCTTTATGAAAAGCACACGCTCTTCTTCAAGAGGAAGCTCGCTCTTCTTCTCGCGAACGCCCAGATCGCGAATGCGGGGATAGCGGTAGCGTTTTTCTATGTGAGCCCTTCCTATGGCATCAACCCTAAGACGAGTCTCTTCCTCTACTTCTTGGTCTCTTCCGGGCTCCTGTTCTTCTGGCGCCTCTATGGTCCGGAACTCCTCGCACTCCGCTCCCGCGAGAAGGCGATACTCATAGGTTCCGGGGAAGATATCGAGGACCTCGCCCGAGAGATTAATCAGAATCCGCGTTACTCGTTCCATTTTCCGGTCATCCTCAAGGACGACCTCTCCGCGCTTCCGGAAGTTCTCGAGAAGAGCGGAGCCTCCCTCATTGTCGCTGACTTTCACGATTCCTCCGTGGCGAGCACTATCTCCTCCGCTCTCTACGGGAAGCCCTCTGTGCGTTTTGTCGATGCGGGTCGCCTCTATGAAGAGATTTTTGACCGCATGCCGCTTACGCTCCTGAAGCCTAACTGGGCGATCGAATATGTGAACGAAGTGTCTCTTTGGTACAGCGCCATGCGCCGTGCCTTCGATATCCTCCTCGCGGCAGTGCTCGGCGCAGTCTCTCTCGTCTTCTATCCCTTCGTCTGGATCGCTTTGAAGCTCCAGGATGGAGGGCCGCTCTTCATTCACCAGGAACGCATCGGCAAGGAGGGAAAATCCGTCCGTCTGATCAAGTTCCGCTCCATGTCCATGTCCGTCGACGACAAGGGCGTGCAGGGTGTGGCTGGCGTAGTGAACAAGGTAACCCCGGTAGGTGCCTTCCTCCGCAAGACCCGTATTGATGAGCTGCCGCAGCTCTGGAATATTCTCTGGGGAGACTATTCGCTCATCGGTCCGCGTCCCGAATTGCCCGCGCTCGTCGCTGAGTATGTCGCCGCCATTCCGTTCTATCACCTCCGTCACCTCATCACTCCGGGCCTCTCCGGCTGGGCGCAGATCTACCATGACGCTCACCCTCATCATGGCGTAGATATCCCCGAGACCCGCCGCAAGCTCTCCTACGATCTCTACTATCTCAAGAACCGCTCCCTCGTCCTCGATCTCAAGATCGCGCTTAAGACCATAAAGACAATCCTCTCTCGCTCGGGCGCGTAG